The DNA segment ACCGCCAAGCCAGAGGCATCAAATCCCTCCGCCAGGGCCAATCCGCCCCCGAAGAGAATGAGAACGCCCCACGGGAGTTTGGCGGCCCACTCCCAGTTCATGACAAAGATACGCTTCCGCAAATTCAGCGGGATCAGGAAGAGGAGAACGGCCCCACCAATGGCGATGGTCGAATCCTTTACAAAGGAAGGTTCGGGAAAAATTGCCGCGATCGTCGGCCGAAAAATCCAAGCAAGCCCGGTCAGCGCGAAGACGATCGCCGTCCAGCGTTCACCGGAGGACATCTTTCCCATCTGCTGCAACTCGTCGTTGACGATCTTCTCGGCATCGGCGACCTCTAGTTTGGCCATGGGATTGGCAATCCGGGTCAGCCAGAGCCAGCATAGGGGAAGAAAGACTCCGGTAAAAGGGATGCCCACTGCCAACCACTTGGCAAAAGTGATCTCATAACCGAAAGACTTGGAAAGGTAGGAGGCGAGGACGGTGTTCGGGGGGGTTCCGATCAGAGTGGCCATTCCTCCAATTGACGCAGCGTAGGCGATCCCCAGCATGAGATTGAGAAACAACGGCTCTGATTTCTTCGCATCATGCCCCTCACGGGTCAGATCGGCGGAAACCTGCATGGTGACGGCGATCCCGATGGGCATCATCATCACCGCGGTGGCAGTGTTTGAGACGAAGGCCGAGAGGATGGCGGTTGCGAGCATAAACCCGAGGACCAATCGCCCCGCCGAAAACCCGGTCACTTTAATGATGTGGAGGGCGATCCGGCGATGCAGGTTCCATCGCTGCATGGCGAGGGCGATGATGAACCCACCCATAAAAAGGAAAATCAAATGATTGCCGTAGGCGAGCGTGGTCGCGGGTGTGGGGAGGATTCCGAGGGTCGGAAAGAGCACGATGGGCAGCAAACTCGTGACTGGAATCGGGATCGCCTCGCTGATCCACCAGATCGCCATAAGGGAAGCAACCGCCGCCATTCTCCAAGCTTCGATCGACATGCCCCCGGGAGCCGGAAGGAAAAGAACGACGATAAAAACCAAAGGCCCGACAAAGAGGCCGACGCGCTGTCGCATGCCGAACTCGCGGGAATGATCATCGTCCGAACGTTTCGGATCTTTCTGCACCCGATAATGCTGATCGGAGGGTGCGGCTTCCAAGACACCGGGAAGATCATCATCCCGGTCAGGATCTCTATTGGGGGACTGGGGCAAAACAGCTGAGAAAGGAGGGGGGAGGAGTGGGGTGAGTTGTCAGACGTTATGAACCTCCAGCGTGAGGATCAAGCTCTTGCGGACCTCGCCCTTCGTTCGACTTAAAATAGCGGCCGGTGGTCTTATCCCGTTCGTATCGGGTAAACCCGGATTGGGTGAGGTTATCGGCTTCGAGTTTACCCCCCCAATCGGCGTAGGTTGCGTTGATGCCCGGAGCCGTAAAGATCTTCCGCATCTTTTCGCCGGTTATCGGATGAGTCTCGAGCGGCTCAGCTCCAAACGCTTGCTCGGCCTCATAGACCTCGACAACTTTCCCGGCGTCATCGAGGACCTCGTAAGTATAGATCGGCATGCCAAAAACGATTCCGAATCAGCCCTGACGGACCCCATTCTTCTTTTCTTCGCACTCTTCCTCGAGGCGGCGCTTTTCCTCGCGCAATTCGCGCTCCAAGGCATCGACTTCGGCCCCGTTGCCACTCGCCCGCGCAGCGACAATCTTGCCCTGCAGGAAAACCTCCCGCTCGGCAACCTTGGCCCGATAGGTCTGGGAGATCTCTTCGAGCTTTTGCTTTTGCTCATCCGAGAGTTCCCGAGTCGAAGGTTCGTCCTTTTCCAGACGTTCCATCGCGAGTTCATAAGCACTTTTCATTACAAAAAACGCTAGAACTTCTCCTGATCGCCATCAACTGCAAAGAATGGCGATCCGGATCTGTAAAAAGCCACCCGCGCTATTTACGCAGGATGACCCAGACGGCGTGAATGATGCCCGGAATGTAACCGAGAAGGGTCAGAAGAATATTGAGCCAGAATTGCAGCCCGATCCCGACCTGAAGAAAGACGCCCAAAGGCGGGAGAAGAATGGCGAGAATAATGCGAATGACATCCATGATAAAAGTAATGTTAAGGAAGGTAGAGGACCGCTGGGAAATCAGGAGGATTCTCCAGCGGAAAAACCCAACGATGGATATTCCTCCGGGAAACCTCGACCCCATAAGGATCAGGCGAAAGTAGGAGCCCGCGGGTGCGACATCCCTGGAAATCGCTCTCTCCTTGTCAATCGGGACAAAACATGAGATCCCTCTGGAATGGTCGAGCTTCAGAAGGTAGTTTCATTTTGTGATCGGCGCACTCGCCGGAAGGACATCCGCGATTTTCCGCCGGCGCACAACGGGCTTCAGATTGAAAATAACGGAGTCGTAACGAAGATCGGGGCCGCGGTCGACGCGGGCGAACGCCCTTTCCAAATCGCAGCGGAGAAAGGGATCGATTTCCTCATCGTTCACCACGGTCTCTACTGGGTCCCCCCGGTCCCGCTGACCGGACCTGCCTATCGGAAGACCCGGACGGCGATCGAAAAAAACCTCGCCGTGTACGGAAGCCATCTGCCTCTGGACTGCCATCCCGAGATCGGAAACAACGCCTTGCTGGCAAAAGCGCTGGATCTCACCCGCCTCGAAACCTTCCTCCCCTATGAAGGCAACAACATCGGGCTGGTGACCAACGCTCCCGCGAGCCGGGATGAGTTGAAGTATCGTCTTGAGCGTCTCTTCCCCGGTGGGGTCGTCGCGATGGAAGAGGGATCCGAGCGTCCCCAGAAGATCGCCATCCTGACCGGAAGCGGTTCCAGCGCGGTTGAGCATCTGGCCGAGATCGGCGTGGACACCCTCATCACCGGCGAACTCAAACAGCACTTCTTCAACATTGCCCAAGAGGAGAAACTCAACCTCTTTGCCTGCGGCCACTATCGGACCGAGACCTTTGGTGTCCGGGCGCTCGCCGAGGAAACCGCCAAGTATTTTGACCTGCCCTGCGAGTTTGTCGCGACCGACTGCCCGCTCTGAGTTGCAGCTCGGATTCCACCGCAAAAAATCGCCTCGTAAGTTTTTGCCAAACCCGACAACGTCATATCCATGTCCACGCATCCCATCGGTCTCTTAAACGGTCCCAACCTCGGGCGGCTGGGAATTCGTGAACCTGACGTTTACGGCACAACCACCCTCTCGCAGGTCGAAGATACCTTCCGCGAAGAAGCCGCCAAGTTGGGCGTGGTGGTCGAGTGCTTTCAGTCGAACCACGAAGGCACGCTCATCGACCAGATCGAGCACTGGACCGATAAACATTTTGCCGGGGTCATCATCAACCCGGGCGGTTTTACTCACACAAGTGTCGCCCTCCGGGACGCCATCGCGTCATCAGATGTCCCCTTTATTGAAGTTCACCTTTCGAACGTTCATCAACGGGAGGAATTCCGCCATCGTTCCCTGACAGCAGGAGTATGCGAAGCGGTGATTGCTGGATTGGGTCCGAACGGCTACTACGCAGCGCTCCGACATCTCGTCGGACAAATCCGGAAGTAAGCCCGGCTTAGATCTCGCCGGTTGGATGGGTGCTACGCCCATGAAATCGGGCGGCCAGAAAACTGCCCACCGTGAGCTGCAGAGGATGGTAAATCATGAGTGGCAGGAGGATCAGCCCCATCGGCGGTAGATCACCCGCCTCACTGGCGGCCAGAAAAAAGGCCGTTGCCATCGGAGCTCCGGTCGCCAGCCCTTTTTGGGTTCCACAGAAATAAGCGGCGACACGCTCGCCAAAGCTCATCCGAATCTTGCCGATAACGATCAAGAAGAGTCCCGAGAAGAGGACAAAATAGAGGACGACTCCGGCGAACGTCCATAACAGCCGAATCCAGGTAAACTGGTCCCACTCCCCTTTTGCCGCACTCCCGGCAAAAAGAATCCAGACGATACCGACGATGAGAGCCTGGCTAAGCATACCGACCTTGCGCTTCACCCAGTCAACTCCTCTCGGCAACACGAGACGGAAAATCTGGCCGATGGCCATAGGGATGGCGATGAGCTTGCCCACCCGCAACAGGGCATCCCCAAAAGACATATCCACTTTCTCCCCGCCGGCATGCATCCAGAAAACGACTCCCAACGGCACCATGACAATCCCGGCCAAGTTGGACAACGTGACGCCGAAAAGAGCGGCGGCCGAGTCTCCCCGAGCCGCGACCGTCAGCGCGACGGCCGAGGATACCGTGGTCGGCAGAATTCCGAGATAGAGAAAACCGGGGATCGAGCTAGGGTCTGTCGGGCTCCAGGGTGAGGCGAAAAGCAACCACGCCAGAGAAGGCGCGAGGATGAAGTTGAACCCCAAGACAATGGTGTGAAATTTCCAGAGGAGGATCCCGCGAGCCAGCTCCTTCACCGGCAGCACCATCCCCTGCAGGAAGAAAATCACGAAAACCGCGACCTTTACAAAAAAGTCGGGATTCCAAAATCCCGCTGGCTCACCGACACGGGGAAACAACAACCCCATTCCTACCGCCACGAAGATCATGACGGGGAACCAATTCTTATTCCACCAGCCTCGGGGAGAACTCACCGAGCGGCTCCTCCGAAATTCTTCATAACCCCCTCGAGCTCCCGAATCAGCGATTGCCTGCGGGACTCTTCAAGATGGGCGACCTCAAAGCCATTGCGGGCGATGCGACCGATTTCCTCGACGGAGAATCCACAATCGTAATAGAGCGCGGCATAATCATCGATCAGGCGATTGCCAAAGAAGGTTGGATCATCCGAGCTCACGGTCACCCGAACCCCTGCGTCAAAAAGTCGGCGAATCGGGTGGCTGGGCATCGAATCAATGCCATTCACGGCCAGCTTCAGGTTACTGATTGGGCAGACATCCAAAGTGACGTTCTCAGCGATCAACAAATCGACCGTCGCCGGATCCTCGATCGCCCGCACCCCATGCGCGATACGCTCGACCTTCAATTCCCGCACGACCTGAGCCACAAAATCGGCTCCGCGGAATTCTCCCGCATGGGCTCGATTACGCTTTCCGGCTTCCCTCATGGCCGCCCAGGCTCCGGCAGTCCATTCTTCGAAAGGAAGATCCTCAGGGCCGTGAAGGTCAAAACCATCCAGATTATCCCAGCCGGGGGCTTCATCGATCCACTCCCCTACCTGGCCCGTGTAATCGTTGTGAAGCAGTCCGGCATAGATCCGCACCTCCATACCCTCTGGCACCTCGCCGCGGATGGCCTCAATGACCTCCTTCGGGTGAACCTCTGGCAGACCGACGACGAGGCCCAGATGAAAACTCACCTCCAGATACCGAACGCCCTGATCCCAGCATTCGAGAAAAACGGCCCGGGCACCTTCCCTGTAGCGATCGAGTGAATTGAAGAATGGGAGCGCGCACTGAAGGAGGCCCTCATTGAACTCATCAAAACTTCGGTAGCGGAAATCCTGCCCCCAGTAGGGAGGATCTTCCGGATTCAGCGAATCAACATACTTCCGATAAACCGAAAGCGGGACCGCGCCCTCGAGGTGCAGGTGGGTTTCGGTTTTGGGGAGGGATCGGAAAAATCCCTCCATTTCTGAATCCATTGGGTACCGCATGACTCTAAATAAAATACTCGCCCCATCGAGAGGACGAAGTCGACCGTCATTCCTTCCTAAATCTCTGGATCCGGCGGCAAGGTCAGCGGCTGGATCCCATCCTCGACCACAAACCGGAAGCCAACCATACGGTTTCGTTCACCCGTATCGATCGCGACAGGATTGAGTTCCACCATCTGACTTTTGATCGTACGGAGATTTCCTCCCATGTGAGCGATCCCCTCCGATCCTTCTTCGAGAACAACCATTTCCGAAACATTACCGAGGATATGATAGAACCCCAACGGATCGGCAGAAAGGGAATGCACCGGGCGCGTCGCATTTTCCCCAGAGCCTGACGAAAGAATCGCAAAATCTTCTGCCTCGATCGCCTCGGAGGCAGCTTCACGGAACTCCTCCACCGTCGGAAGGCGTGCTTTCTGGGCAAGAACCCAGCCCACTCGCTTGAGGAACAACTCAACTTCATCGAGAGAAACCGTCTCAACGGGAAGATCTCCTCCCACATTGCGACTCGGGTTTTCGTCCATGATCATCTCGAACAAATACTGCGGGACCTCCGTCGCCAACAGATTCAATCCCACCTCACCGGGGATCGGAACCAAATCGCTTTGAATCGTCGAACGAATCTGCTCAAGGACCCGCTGGTTCCGACTGAGATAAGAGATTCGGCGGGCAAGTTCCTCGACCGGCAAGGTGCTCAAAGAATAACGGAGCTCGAATTGCCCCATCCGATCGGAAAGCTGATTGATCAAGAGCTTCGCCTCTCCAAAATTCCCTTCAATCAGGGACCGATTCAGCATCTCCTCAAGGTCGCGTAGACGCTCGTAGCTGGAAAAAGCGGAGGCGTTTTGCATCCGCACCCGGAGACGATCTTCCCTCGTTCGGGAAGCAAACGGGCTGCGCGGATACTCCAGCGTCAGATTGCGCTGCATATCCCTCGCCCGAGAGAACACACCGGCAGCTTCCTCATATTTTTTCTCATATACCAAATCATTCGCCTCCGAGATCAGGTCCTCGATCTGACGACGCAACTCGCCGGAGAGCACCTCCGCCTCCTTTTCCCGCAAGCGACTCGCTCTCAGTGGCTTGGCCAGGGAAAGTCCCGGATAGGCGCGATTGATTTGCTCCTGCAATTCAGCCGCTTCTCCATACATACGGACGGCTCCTTTCAAATCTCCCAAACTGGCATATTCTTCAGCTTGTTTTTCCTTTTCGATCGACCGATCATAGATCGGTTGGACATCCATCCGCTGGACCTCCCGCTGGAGACGAGCCAGATAGGTCAAATCGTTATGGGAACTGGTCCCGTGCTGATCGCGAATCTGTTCGCGGATATTCACCGCATCACGGAATACGATCAGCGCTTGCCCCGGATCTTCGGTTGCCCGGGCCTCGGCTTCCAACCGCTGCGCATCTCGCGCCAGGATCTCCCCCATATATTCATCATAACGCATCTCGAGCTGCTCCAGGCGGCTCTCGGCGACAAAATCTCTCGCCGGTAAAGCGGCGATATACTCTTTCTGCAGCTCGATCGCCCGATTGAGCACCTGCATATCATCCTTCCCCACAATCCCTTGAATGAGGAGATCATCAAATTTCTGCTCTAACTCCTTACTTTCATCGAGC comes from the Puniceicoccus vermicola genome and includes:
- a CDS encoding SLC13 family permease, encoding MPQSPNRDPDRDDDLPGVLEAAPSDQHYRVQKDPKRSDDDHSREFGMRQRVGLFVGPLVFIVVLFLPAPGGMSIEAWRMAAVASLMAIWWISEAIPIPVTSLLPIVLFPTLGILPTPATTLAYGNHLIFLFMGGFIIALAMQRWNLHRRIALHIIKVTGFSAGRLVLGFMLATAILSAFVSNTATAVMMMPIGIAVTMQVSADLTREGHDAKKSEPLFLNLMLGIAYAASIGGMATLIGTPPNTVLASYLSKSFGYEITFAKWLAVGIPFTGVFLPLCWLWLTRIANPMAKLEVADAEKIVNDELQQMGKMSSGERWTAIVFALTGLAWIFRPTIAAIFPEPSFVKDSTIAIGGAVLLFLIPLNLRKRIFVMNWEWAAKLPWGVLILFGGGLALAEGFDASGLAVWVVDQVQILEGMPMIFIVIGVTTLVVFLTELTSNTATSAMLMPVLAGTAIGLGENPLLLLAPAALAASCAFMLPVATPPNAIVFGSGHVTIPQMARSGFGLNVIGLFLIPLVLYLLFIPIFGIVLGELPAWAR
- a CDS encoding FmdB family zinc ribbon protein; protein product: MPIYTYEVLDDAGKVVEVYEAEQAFGAEPLETHPITGEKMRKIFTAPGINATYADWGGKLEADNLTQSGFTRYERDKTTGRYFKSNEGRGPQELDPHAGGS
- a CDS encoding YqaE/Pmp3 family membrane protein translates to MDVIRIILAILLPPLGVFLQVGIGLQFWLNILLTLLGYIPGIIHAVWVILRK
- a CDS encoding Nif3-like dinuclear metal center hexameric protein, which translates into the protein MVELQKVVSFCDRRTRRKDIRDFPPAHNGLQIENNGVVTKIGAAVDAGERPFQIAAEKGIDFLIVHHGLYWVPPVPLTGPAYRKTRTAIEKNLAVYGSHLPLDCHPEIGNNALLAKALDLTRLETFLPYEGNNIGLVTNAPASRDELKYRLERLFPGGVVAMEEGSERPQKIAILTGSGSSAVEHLAEIGVDTLITGELKQHFFNIAQEEKLNLFACGHYRTETFGVRALAEETAKYFDLPCEFVATDCPL
- the aroQ gene encoding type II 3-dehydroquinate dehydratase, which produces MSTHPIGLLNGPNLGRLGIREPDVYGTTTLSQVEDTFREEAAKLGVVVECFQSNHEGTLIDQIEHWTDKHFAGVIINPGGFTHTSVALRDAIASSDVPFIEVHLSNVHQREEFRHRSLTAGVCEAVIAGLGPNGYYAALRHLVGQIRK
- a CDS encoding bile acid:sodium symporter; its protein translation is MSSPRGWWNKNWFPVMIFVAVGMGLLFPRVGEPAGFWNPDFFVKVAVFVIFFLQGMVLPVKELARGILLWKFHTIVLGFNFILAPSLAWLLFASPWSPTDPSSIPGFLYLGILPTTVSSAVALTVAARGDSAAALFGVTLSNLAGIVMVPLGVVFWMHAGGEKVDMSFGDALLRVGKLIAIPMAIGQIFRLVLPRGVDWVKRKVGMLSQALIVGIVWILFAGSAAKGEWDQFTWIRLLWTFAGVVLYFVLFSGLFLIVIGKIRMSFGERVAAYFCGTQKGLATGAPMATAFFLAASEAGDLPPMGLILLPLMIYHPLQLTVGSFLAARFHGRSTHPTGEI
- a CDS encoding adenosine deaminase family protein produces the protein MEGFFRSLPKTETHLHLEGAVPLSVYRKYVDSLNPEDPPYWGQDFRYRSFDEFNEGLLQCALPFFNSLDRYREGARAVFLECWDQGVRYLEVSFHLGLVVGLPEVHPKEVIEAIRGEVPEGMEVRIYAGLLHNDYTGQVGEWIDEAPGWDNLDGFDLHGPEDLPFEEWTAGAWAAMREAGKRNRAHAGEFRGADFVAQVVRELKVERIAHGVRAIEDPATVDLLIAENVTLDVCPISNLKLAVNGIDSMPSHPIRRLFDAGVRVTVSSDDPTFFGNRLIDDYAALYYDCGFSVEEIGRIARNGFEVAHLEESRRQSLIRELEGVMKNFGGAAR
- a CDS encoding SUMF1/EgtB/PvdO family nonheme iron enzyme yields the protein MSAHRKRPSPNRLNWLLIIIFAVLILGVFYALSSFGPRSVGSSREDRVTDEVALALLDESKELEQKFDDLLIQGIVGKDDMQVLNRAIELQKEYIAALPARDFVAESRLEQLEMRYDEYMGEILARDAQRLEAEARATEDPGQALIVFRDAVNIREQIRDQHGTSSHNDLTYLARLQREVQRMDVQPIYDRSIEKEKQAEEYASLGDLKGAVRMYGEAAELQEQINRAYPGLSLAKPLRASRLREKEAEVLSGELRRQIEDLISEANDLVYEKKYEEAAGVFSRARDMQRNLTLEYPRSPFASRTREDRLRVRMQNASAFSSYERLRDLEEMLNRSLIEGNFGEAKLLINQLSDRMGQFELRYSLSTLPVEELARRISYLSRNQRVLEQIRSTIQSDLVPIPGEVGLNLLATEVPQYLFEMIMDENPSRNVGGDLPVETVSLDEVELFLKRVGWVLAQKARLPTVEEFREAASEAIEAEDFAILSSGSGENATRPVHSLSADPLGFYHILGNVSEMVVLEEGSEGIAHMGGNLRTIKSQMVELNPVAIDTGERNRMVGFRFVVEDGIQPLTLPPDPEI